The nucleotide window CTGAAATAAGGAATATGAGTAATATGAACTATGTTGACTCGcatgaaaggtaaaaaaacagcACGTTGTCAAGGTGGCACTTTCACAGACCGGTAAAAATATTCCTAATGTTTCTTAGGAGTACACAACTTGTACCATGCCGCTCGTGGTGTGAGGAAGTGCTCAACATGGCTGATGACTGGATGAAGGACCTGCTGCCACGATGTAACTTGTTTCCATCATCCAAACACGGTTGTTGGAATCCCATTTCAGCCAAGAAGGGCAACGAAGGTAAAATACTTTATTAATTATATTTATATGTCAGGATTGTCATTTCACTTTGGGAGTATGAGTTTTTAATAGAACGTTTTTAAGTACTACTAAGACCGGTATCATTTTCTGTGAAATTGTTCGGATGTTCAAGGAATCATTTTGTACATTAGTACGATCTTATGCTTATATATGTCTGTTTCTCTTCCTCAGTTTGCTATCATGGCAATGGCATAAACTACCGTGGAACGTGGAACAAAACTACATCCGGGGCAGATTGTGTGGAGTGGTCAGCTGGACAAGCTGGCTACTACAAGACAGAGTACCCATGGGCCAACCTGGATAACAACTACTGCCGCAATCCTGTCGGTCTCgatcggccattttgtttgaccGAAGACGGTAGCCAGGAGGAATGTGACGTCATTCCGTGTGGTGAGTTGACAcagatgtattttttttcttgtattaaAAATGGAAATAGATTATATTTATTCGTACAAGACATCattattggtaaaaaaaacttcaaaaaaaagaaaaagaaattttaTTAACATATTGAGAAGCTTACAATTTGCAAGTTTGAGTTTGATACATGCAATGGAAACATTGTTATATTGTCTGAAAAAGATTTAATTGTTTAAAATTGAATGCAGTAATATAATTACTGCTTGTCATACGCAATATAGGTATGATTTGAATGTAAATCTCTTTGTACTTTAAATAAAGGTTGGTATAAAAGTTGCCTTGCGAGAAAGGAATGATTCGAAATACGCACTATAGTTAAAGATGTTCCAGTACATACAGTGACTAAGCGACAACGTGGTTTTGTGTTGTTGATTAGAATTCACAgctaaaaaaaatataatcacAGTCATCAGATGATGATTTGTCATTACCAATCACATCTTACTCCACCAGATGCCGAAGGCTGCTGGGATAGAGGTCCTCCAAACTATGGCAAGAGAATCCCAAGCAAGAGGTTCTACTACATAGGAGAACGGGTCACGTACACGTGCAACGAAGGGTACACGCTAAAGTCAGGTTACACCAGGGAAGTGAGGTGCATCGCAGGTGGTATCTGGCAATATGACAAGCCCAGTTGTTCAGGTGATTCTTTTAGCGTCTCAGTCTTCGCAACATGTGAaatgtgtttatctgtgttggtagaaatcattctgaaacaagttttaactgtacttTCCAACacataaattggacttacccaaatttcgACTGTACGACACCAGTCTGTGTCAATGAGTGAGCtatccaccgctgggatgacgtcacgttatgcagatagcacacgtgactccgtaAGCAGTGGATCAGTGGAGGTGAACTGTAGCTTTAAGTCTGCATCCGTTTTGCCACAGATGCGCAAGACAATGATCCTTGACAGATCCCTATACGGTACAGAGACAACAGATCAAATTGACTTGCTGCAAGACCAAAACGTTTCACCTGGACTCAGCGTTGTTTCGAATATATGTTTGATATGTTAAATTAAACTGGATTAAACATACCACTATACCATCCCCTCCTCTTTAGTTAACCATAGGCGCAGACTGCGAGATGATCTACTGGAGGTCTACAGTTCAAGCCTTGCACCTGAAAATGTTACTATCAGCTTCACTGGATTGGTAAAACAGATCGTCGACTTGGTAAATTatcttttttcttacatactTGATATTCCTTTGGCTTTCCTGTAAacaatcttttcttttttaatttacaGTCCGATTCTATTCACGGCGTAACATTTGTTTTCAGGATGAAAAGAAGGAACAACTTGTGGCATCTGTCGTCATCGATTTTGTAAGTTGGCACAGTTGTGAAAGTTTTATTTCAAtgcttcttttttgtttttgtgctCATAGAATATTCTAGTTTATTCAAACCTTGAATGTTTACATACCTTTCAATGGTCGTTCTGTGCTGCaaaatgttcttgttttctaGACGTGGCAAGACAGCAGGCTGAGTTGGGATCCAAAATATTACGATGACATCACAACATTCAGCATTCATGGCAACACAATTTGGACTCCAACATTGACTCTGCAGAGAAAGTGCGATGTTTATTCCTTaacttcataatcatattgccTTCATCAGAAATAAGAAATCAAATATCCATATGAAGACCAAAATATTGTTATTCCTCTTTGTGCCAAACATAGTAAGACTTTACGTTGGGTATACGTTGCCTCTTAgtgtgtttgttagtttgtttgtagaGTATGGGAATTTTAAACTACCATGGTCCAAGACAAATGACAACATTTGTTTGTTCTCTTGCAGTGCTAATCCTCTCAACGGTGGGTTGCAAACGAATGTACCGGTACAGGTGAGCAATGGCCGGGTTGAATGGAGTGTAGAAACCCTGACCACCACCGTGTGTGATGCAGACCCCTTCTACTTTCCCGCAGACACCATGGAATGCCACGTCTGTTTTTCTGCAACCGCTGCAATAGCGCAAACCATTCGTAAGGCTTTTATCAATATTCCTGAACTTAGTTTTATGTCTGTTTCATTTTCTAAAGCTCTATAGATATTGTGTAAAGCAGTGTCTTACTAATGGAAACAATGTATGAAAACAGCTTCGGCATTTGTGAACATTACAAGAAATCATTCAGCAGAAAGAGAACAGATTTCGTGACTGGGTTTGTGAATAGTAGACCAAACTGCATGAATTATCATCTGAGTAACCTGGTAAAATACAAAATGAgaattaaactgttctccaattAACTCAAAGAATCGACTCATCGGAGttttcgaccgaatcactcTGTCTTCTTAAGCTATCTGACACAAATGCTGCAGACTCGCACTTTGACTCGCAGGTTTGATGCCTTATGCAGGTCTTATGTCAGCACTGGGTCTAAGTTTATGGGTCGGTATCGTAACCCTCCCTCTGCCCCCATCCTGTCCCGGTTGATAGAAACAAACTGCTTCGTCATTAACTACAATCAAACGATATATGAAATATTTGGTACATattgttctaaataaatatgtaatgatttcttggaacaaaatgttgaaaaatagaATGCGAAGGAGGAGGGCGTGCAGCAGACAAGGGAAACAGCCCCTGCAACTCTTACTCTACTGCAAGAACAGAGGGGGAGTGGTACCGAAAGGATAAGACCTTCGCAAAAGACAACAGTGAAGCGTGCTTTGCCGTTCATCTCCAGAGGATCCCCACGTTCCACATGGCCACTACCGTTGGGCCCTGCATCATCCTGGTTGCACTGATGATCATCACATTCATCATGCCCTTGGACAGGGGAGACCGGATCTCGTTCGGAGTGACCATCCTACTCTCCATGGTCGTTTCTCTTGTGTTTGTGACAGACGTGCTGCCAGTCAAGGGGGCATTGCCATTTTTCGGTGAGTGAAATTAGACTCAACTGAATTGTTTTCAATGTCATTTGTCAAAGATACTTGTAACCAAAGTACATTCTGATATtactcctttttttttattcaaagaagacatcaaataatacaaatgaagAGACATAGACGaagtgacggcggactcaagtCGTACTCAACTTATATTCTCGCCGtcacttgtacattatggaaaataatttttttgacaAGACGTATGAATTAGTGAATGAGTACATTACCTAAGCCTAGTTGGAACGTGAGTCCAAAACTCCCCTCCCAGAGGACGAAAAGCAAAAAAGGACACATATCTAATAACGTTTAGTTAATATAATAATGTAATCTTGGGTGGCTAGCATAATTTTCCTGTTAATATCAGAAGAAGAAAGCAGACTACCACGTAAAATTAAAATCTGTTTAACGTTGTCAGAGAGGGTGTTAAAATTAAGTGTTTGTCCAAGGATCCCCGAAAGCCTGCCAAAGAGAACTGAACACTGATGAGTATATGTAGGGCAGTGTAATACGTACTGAGTAATCGTTTCGTCTGGACACCCGCAGCTACAGGCTGGACTTGTAACAAGATTTCGAACAAAAAGACTGGTTCAGGCTGCAGTTGCCCATACGAAGTCGTGAAATGAGAATTTTGTGCATTCTGGTAACTGTTTACCATGTATACGGTTACAGCTGCGTTGATCATCGTGTGCATGGGCCTGATGGggttgttcctttttttcacCATGGGCATCATCGTTGTTCACGACCGTGAGGGCAGCCTGTCTCCATCGGCGAAGATCATTTTTCTCCGCTACATTTCAAAGTACCTATTATTTTTCCAACACTTATGCTTTTAATTATATCTGTGTTCACTATAGCATATTATCTTATCGGATACTTTGGTTAGCCTGCAAAGAACTTAACATACTGCACTTTTATATATTCATTATTTTACTTTCTCTTACGTCACTTCTGCAAGctttatgttatattttctctGTTGTTGGTCAACTACGAGGGCCATTTTTGCTCTGTACATTGTATCTCAAAGAACATCATCTAAACATTAAACGCTGCGCGTAGAAACAAGAAATGAAGTCCAATGCATTTTTGTGGACAGCAGTGAGAGGCGTTGATGtcattttgtttatgtttgctGTCAAGGATACTGTTGCTGGGGGATCTAACAAAGAAGAAGCCTGCATCTGATGGGGAGAGTGGCCTGCCTGACCACCCTGCCATAGAGATGACCAACTTCGCCTTTCAAACCGATGGCATGTCCGACGGAGAAGAACCCGGTGATGGCGACGAGAGGGCCGGGCAGCCATCAAACTCTCCCGCAGGTCTGGAGGCCACCGGTTCCGCCGGCTTTCCTGAGCTGATCTCATGTGTGAAGGAGTTGACCAGGGCCGTGAACAACCTTCCAGATGAGCTGACCAAAGCCATGAAGAACGATGAGGAGGTGTCAGACTACACCCTGCTGGCTAAGGTCCTGGATAGGCTGTGCCTTGTCTTCTACATCC belongs to Branchiostoma lanceolatum isolate klBraLanc5 chromosome 15, klBraLanc5.hap2, whole genome shotgun sequence and includes:
- the LOC136420972 gene encoding neuronal acetylcholine receptor subunit non-alpha-2-like codes for the protein MADDWMKDLLPRCNLFPSSKHGCWNPISAKKGNEVCYHGNGINYRGTWNKTTSGADCVEWSAGQAGYYKTEYPWANLDNNYCRNPVGLDRPFCLTEDGSQEECDVIPCDAEGCWDRGPPNYGKRIPSKRFYYIGERVTYTCNEGYTLKSGYTREVRCIAGGIWQYDKPSCSVNHRRRLRDDLLEVYSSSLAPENVTISFTGLVKQIVDLDEKKEQLVASVVIDFTWQDSRLSWDPKYYDDITTFSIHGNTIWTPTLTLQRNANPLNGGLQTNVPVQVSNGRVEWSVETLTTTVCDADPFYFPADTMECHVCFSATAAIAQTIQCEGGGRAADKGNSPCNSYSTARTEGEWYRKDKTFAKDNSEACFAVHLQRIPTFHMATTVGPCIILVALMIITFIMPLDRGDRISFGVTILLSMVVSLVFVTDVLPVKGALPFFAALIIVCMGLMGLFLFFTMGIIVVHDREGSLSPSAKIIFLRYISKILLLGDLTKKKPASDGESGLPDHPAIEMTNFAFQTDGMSDGEEPGDGDERAGQPSNSPAGLEATGSAGFPELISCVKELTRAVNNLPDELTKAMKNDEEVSDYTLLAKVLDRLCLVFYILSIAAAVPMTMYLGK